The Piliocolobus tephrosceles isolate RC106 chromosome 12, ASM277652v3, whole genome shotgun sequence genome includes the window CACCACTCTCACCTGGAGCCCCACACCCTCACCCTCTCTTACTTTTCCTCTACCTCTTCAGAGGACATCTTGCCACCTTGATTACGTGACTGCAGCTCTTAGACTCTACAACCCTATGGGTAGGCATGAGTCTGGCTTACCCTAGCATCTCCACTACTAACTCAGGGCCTTCCAAAAAGCAGCTGCTCAGTGCATGGAGAAGAAAGGAGCCAGTGAACAGGAAGAATTCTTTATTCAGATTTAATTTCTCCTACATTCTCAAAGAAGCCAAGGAAATCCAGGTAtgcatatatctttaaaaatgttatagaaTAGACTGAGGTATAAGGCAAGAATTGACTAtctcttaatttcttttgttctttatctcATCTATTTTACTGctcatttttcacatttctaaGTAAATACTTATTCCACTGTTGTTATTATCCCAATTCACATAATAGAATGGATTTCCCAATCTGAATAAAACACAAGACTCTTACTCCTAAACTATATACATGGCACTATGTGTGACTACTGTCATTCATAAACTTGGATGCTGCAGTTCATTCAACCATCCCTTAAAAAGAACACTTGAACAATTCCAAAAGAGAATAAAGATAAATCTCCAAGTCATCCAACAGGACAGAAACCTACTACTGAGAATGCTGACTGCTCTCTTCAAACAGAGTGAAGAATGGGCCTCACATCACACGAGGCAGGGGAAGCTGCTGGAAGCGGTCCTTGAAGGTGCACTAGCCCAGCCCCCCTCCCACTGGCCTTGGCTGCAACTCATGCTCAGAATCCCTCTTTATCCTCTTTCAAAGCTACTCCTTCCTGTCTCAAAGCTGCTTCACGCAGGGATGGGAAGAAAAAGCGAACTCTTGCACTGACCTTGACCACATACTCAAGGACTTTCACATAGCTGGTTTCAGCGAGGGCCCTTGGACCCCACAGGAACTCATAGCGTGCAGGATCACTGTAGGGCACCTGCCGGTACTCCAGGTACTTTTCCTGCACCAAATCTTGGGTGAGCAGCTTCCTGGGCTCCCCATAGGCACTGTGCTCCCTCCCATCATACACCTCCATCACATTCAGCTCCTCCCAGATTTCCTCCTCAGGAGCATGGCCGTCCTCCATTGCAATCATAACCAGGATGATTATCAGGAAGCCTGTCTTGGGCATGATCTGATTATCACCCAGCAGGCCGTCATAGGAGAGCCCCAGGCAGGTGACAAGGACATAGGAGTGACCGGTGGGGTCTGCTTCCTTCACGTCAATGCCAAAGACCAGCTGCAAGGACTCAGAGGCTTTGCCGAAGATCACAGGAAAGCAGTGCTTGTAATTTCTGATGACACTCTCCAGCAT containing:
- the MAGEA1 gene encoding melanoma-associated antigen 1; protein product: MSLEQRSLHCKPEEALEAQQEALGLVGAQAAASSSSPLVLGTLEEVPTAGSTDPPQTPQGASAFPTTINFSRQRQPNERSSSYEEEGLSTSHILESLFQAVLTKKVADLVRFLLLKYRARESVTKAEMLESVIRNYKHCFPVIFGKASESLQLVFGIDVKEADPTGHSYVLVTCLGLSYDGLLGDNQIMPKTGFLIIILVMIAMEDGHAPEEEIWEELNVMEVYDGREHSAYGEPRKLLTQDLVQEKYLEYRQVPYSDPARYEFLWGPRALAETSYVKVLEYVVKVSARVRFFFPSLREAALRQEGVALKEDKEGF